One window of Fusobacterium polymorphum genomic DNA carries:
- a CDS encoding DUF4198 domain-containing protein, giving the protein MFKKFLLLCLFICLSIPAFSHFQLIYTPDLNISEKSTVPFQIFFTEHIANGVESKNLNMGKDDNGGFQDVEEFFVVHRGSKNDLKSVLSPIKFGTKGNQSSGYKFNFGANDNGDWAFVLIPYPYFEEREGTHIQQITKVITNRGGEETDWKNRIIEGYPEIIPLTNPITWKDNMFKGQVVNNNGKPASDIKVVIEYLNADIENSQFSNILKQDKKLTMTLYTDANGYFSFTPVHKGYWGIVALNAGGEKFKNNRGLSQDAVLWIYAE; this is encoded by the coding sequence ATGTTTAAGAAATTTTTATTACTATGCCTTTTTATTTGTTTGTCAATACCAGCATTTTCACATTTTCAGTTGATTTATACACCTGATTTAAATATAAGTGAAAAATCAACAGTTCCATTTCAAATATTTTTTACAGAACACATTGCAAATGGAGTAGAATCTAAAAATTTGAATATGGGTAAAGATGATAATGGTGGCTTCCAAGATGTAGAAGAATTTTTTGTTGTACATAGAGGGAGTAAAAATGATTTAAAATCTGTTCTTTCTCCTATTAAGTTTGGTACAAAAGGAAATCAAAGCTCTGGATATAAATTTAACTTTGGTGCAAATGATAATGGTGATTGGGCATTTGTTCTTATACCTTATCCTTACTTTGAAGAAAGAGAAGGTACTCATATACAACAAATTACAAAAGTTATAACTAACAGAGGTGGAGAAGAAACTGACTGGAAGAATAGAATCATTGAAGGCTATCCAGAAATTATCCCACTTACTAATCCTATCACTTGGAAAGATAATATGTTTAAAGGGCAAGTTGTTAATAATAATGGAAAACCTGCCTCTGATATTAAAGTTGTAATTGAATATTTGAATGCAGATATTGAAAACTCTCAATTTTCTAATATTTTAAAGCAAGATAAAAAACTTACTATGACACTATATACTGATGCAAATGGTTATTTCTCATTTACACCGGTGCATAAAGGTTATTGGGGTATAGTTGCTTTAAATGCAGGTGGAGAAAAATTTAAAAATAATAGAGGTTTATCCCAAGATGCTGTTCTTTGGATTTATGCTGAATAA
- a CDS encoding YibE/F family protein, which translates to MKKFFVFIIFLLCSVITFPDEVATNKSETKEEYLSGKIVALVSEENSDEEGVAKLQKFNVKLLEGTDKGEVVEIDLPIYKDDEYNINAKVGDRVVVYKTFDNYGSDEMQLQYYISDVDKRIELYIMGIGFIVLVLLIARKNGLKALFALIVTIAFIIKIFIPAIYNGYSPIFFAIITTIFSSLVTIYFTVGMNKKFVVALLGVTSGVLIAGILSYIFTYRMRLNGFLDSDLLASAYLLKNVKIKELIPAGVIIGSLGAVMDVAVSITSSINELHETDPNMSKKSMFKSAINIGNDIIGTMINTLILAYIASSIFTLLLIYIQANEYPLIRILNFQDIAVEIMRSICGSIGILIAVPLTAYIGTLIYKKK; encoded by the coding sequence ATGAAAAAATTTTTTGTATTTATAATATTTTTATTATGTTCTGTTATTACTTTTCCAGATGAAGTTGCAACAAATAAAAGTGAAACAAAAGAGGAATATCTATCTGGAAAGATTGTTGCTCTTGTTTCTGAAGAAAACTCAGATGAAGAAGGTGTAGCAAAATTACAAAAATTTAATGTAAAACTTTTAGAAGGTACTGACAAGGGAGAAGTTGTAGAAATTGACTTACCTATATATAAAGATGATGAGTACAATATCAATGCCAAAGTAGGAGATAGAGTTGTAGTTTATAAAACATTTGATAACTATGGTAGTGATGAAATGCAATTACAATACTATATCTCTGATGTGGATAAAAGAATAGAACTATATATAATGGGTATTGGCTTTATTGTTCTTGTTCTTTTAATTGCTAGAAAAAATGGTTTAAAAGCTCTGTTTGCATTGATAGTAACTATTGCTTTTATTATAAAAATATTTATACCAGCAATATATAATGGGTATTCCCCTATATTTTTTGCTATAATAACTACTATTTTTTCATCTTTGGTAACGATATATTTTACAGTAGGAATGAATAAAAAATTTGTTGTTGCATTATTGGGTGTTACAAGTGGGGTTTTAATAGCAGGTATACTTTCATATATATTTACATATAGAATGCGTCTTAATGGTTTTTTAGACTCTGATCTTTTAGCTTCTGCCTATCTTTTAAAAAATGTCAAAATAAAAGAATTAATTCCAGCAGGAGTTATTATAGGAAGCTTGGGAGCTGTAATGGATGTAGCAGTTTCTATAACTTCATCTATCAATGAATTACATGAAACAGATCCAAATATGTCTAAAAAATCTATGTTTAAATCTGCTATAAATATTGGTAATGATATTATAGGTACTATGATTAATACATTAATTCTTGCCTATATTGCAAGTTCCATATTTACATTATTACTTATTTATATTCAAGCAAATGAATATCCACTTATTAGAATTTTAAATTTCCAAGATATTGCTGTGGAAATTATGAGATCTATCTGTGGAAGTATTGGAATTTTAATAGCTGTTCCTTTAACAGCATATATTGGAACTTTGATTTACAAGAAAAAATAA
- the rpsO gene encoding 30S ribosomal protein S15 encodes MRTKAEIIKEFGKSEADTGSTEVQIALLTEKINHLTEHLRVHKKDFHSRLGLLKMVGQRKRLLAYLTKKDLEGYRALITKLGIRK; translated from the coding sequence ATGAGAACAAAGGCAGAAATTATTAAAGAATTTGGAAAATCAGAAGCAGATACTGGATCAACTGAGGTTCAAATAGCTCTACTTACTGAAAAAATTAATCACTTAACTGAACACCTAAGAGTGCACAAGAAAGACTTTCACTCAAGATTAGGATTACTTAAAATGGTTGGGCAAAGAAAAAGATTACTTGCTTATCTAACTAAGAAAGATCTTGAAGGATACAGAGCTTTAATTACTAAATTAGGAATAAGAAAGTAA
- the ftsH gene encoding ATP-dependent zinc metalloprotease FtsH, whose translation MNDNQFENEELKNKDDSDVHEKQENKENENDEKKQENSQEPDNQNEDKEDKKPSDEEQKQDDKHNPFNNKRDDEKRRVVGKAVKVNFNFKGLLMLIFIITLAFVVPSMMDESASEKTNDISYSTFIKNIEDKNINVIEERDGYIYGYKEDPAKLNQVTQNKSGGLKAKLGIKTEEEVQGFKARLITNRLGEDANLMTVINNNSAIIRSIDPPEPSLLLSIVLAFLPYIIMIGFLVFMLNRMNRGGSGGGPQIFNMGKSRAKENGENISNVTFADVAGIDEAKQELKEVVDFLKEPEKFRKIGAKIPKGVLLLGQPGTGKTLLAKAVAGEAKVPFFSMSGSEFVEMFVGVGASRVRDLFNKARKNAPCIVFIDEIDAVGRKRGTGQGGGNDEREQTLNQLLVEMDGFGTDETIIVLAATNRADVLDKALRRPGRFDRQVVVDMPDIKGREEILKVHAKGKKFASDVDFKIIAKKTAGMAGADLANILNEGAILAAREGRTEITMADLEEASEKVQMGPEKRSKVVSETDKKIVAYHESGHAIVNFVVGGEDKVHKITMIPRGQAGGYTLSLPAEQRLVYSKKYFMDEIAIFFGGRAAEEIIFGKDNITSGASNDIQVATSFAQQMVTKLGMSEKFGPILLDGTREGDMFQSKYYSEQTGKEIDDEIRSIINERYQKALSILNENRNKLEEVTRILLEKETIMGDEFEAIMKNENI comes from the coding sequence CATAATCCTTTTAATAATAAAAGAGATGATGAAAAAAGAAGAGTTGTTGGAAAGGCTGTAAAAGTAAATTTTAACTTTAAAGGTTTATTAATGTTAATTTTTATAATAACTTTGGCATTTGTTGTTCCTAGTATGATGGATGAAAGTGCAAGTGAAAAAACTAATGATATAAGCTATTCTACTTTTATTAAAAATATTGAAGATAAAAATATTAATGTTATAGAAGAGAGAGATGGCTATATCTATGGATATAAAGAAGACCCTGCTAAATTAAATCAAGTTACTCAAAATAAATCAGGTGGTCTTAAAGCTAAATTAGGTATAAAAACAGAGGAAGAAGTTCAAGGATTTAAAGCTAGACTTATAACAAATAGATTAGGTGAAGATGCTAATTTAATGACTGTCATAAACAATAACTCTGCTATAATTAGATCTATTGACCCACCTGAACCTTCATTATTACTTAGTATAGTGCTAGCATTCTTACCTTATATTATAATGATAGGTTTCTTAGTATTTATGTTAAATAGAATGAATAGAGGTGGAAGCGGTGGTGGACCACAAATATTTAATATGGGTAAATCAAGAGCAAAAGAAAATGGAGAAAATATTTCTAATGTAACTTTTGCTGATGTTGCTGGTATTGATGAAGCTAAACAAGAATTAAAAGAAGTTGTTGATTTCTTAAAAGAACCTGAAAAATTTAGAAAGATTGGAGCAAAAATTCCTAAAGGTGTTCTTCTTTTAGGACAACCTGGAACTGGTAAAACTTTACTTGCAAAAGCAGTTGCTGGAGAAGCTAAAGTTCCTTTCTTTAGTATGTCTGGTTCTGAATTTGTGGAAATGTTTGTTGGAGTTGGAGCTTCAAGAGTTAGAGATTTATTTAATAAAGCAAGAAAAAATGCACCTTGTATAGTATTTATAGATGAAATAGATGCTGTTGGTAGAAAAAGAGGGACTGGGCAAGGTGGAGGAAATGATGAAAGAGAACAAACTCTAAACCAACTTCTTGTTGAAATGGATGGTTTTGGTACTGATGAAACTATAATAGTTTTAGCAGCAACAAACAGAGCTGATGTTTTGGATAAAGCTTTAAGAAGACCTGGAAGATTTGACAGACAAGTTGTTGTTGATATGCCTGATATAAAAGGTAGAGAAGAGATATTAAAAGTTCATGCTAAAGGTAAAAAATTTGCTTCAGATGTGGATTTTAAAATTATTGCTAAGAAAACAGCTGGAATGGCAGGAGCTGATTTAGCTAATATTTTAAATGAAGGAGCTATACTTGCTGCTAGAGAAGGTAGAACTGAAATAACTATGGCAGATTTAGAAGAAGCTTCTGAAAAAGTTCAAATGGGACCTGAAAAGAGATCAAAAGTTGTTTCAGAAACTGATAAAAAGATTGTAGCTTATCATGAATCTGGACATGCTATTGTAAACTTTGTTGTAGGTGGAGAAGATAAAGTTCATAAAATAACTATGATACCAAGAGGACAAGCTGGTGGATATACTCTATCTCTTCCAGCTGAACAGAGACTAGTTTATTCTAAAAAATACTTTATGGATGAAATTGCTATATTCTTTGGTGGAAGAGCAGCAGAAGAAATTATCTTTGGTAAGGATAACATAACTTCTGGTGCGAGCAATGACATTCAAGTTGCAACTAGTTTTGCTCAACAAATGGTTACTAAACTAGGTATGAGTGAAAAATTTGGTCCTATTTTATTAGATGGAACAAGAGAAGGAGATATGTTCCAAAGTAAATATTATTCTGAACAAACAGGAAAAGAAATTGATGATGAAATTAGAAGCATAATCAATGAAAGATATCAAAAAGCTTTAAGTATCTTAAATGAAAATAGAAATAAATTAGAAGAAGTTACAAGAATATTATTAGAAAAAGAAACTATTATGGGAGATGAATTTGAAGCCATAATGAAAAATGAGAATATTTAA